From Oncorhynchus kisutch isolate 150728-3 unplaced genomic scaffold, Okis_V2 scaffold2308, whole genome shotgun sequence, one genomic window encodes:
- the LOC116352733 gene encoding somatostatin receptor type 2-like, with product MDSWVFPSSLPNLTEEPLMYDSFILGNESTEPNGTYTGDNTFNQTSTMVITFLYFLVCGIGLCGNALVIYVILRYAKMKTVTNIYIMNLAVADVLFMLGLPFIAIQLALVHWPFGAVLCRVVMTVDSLNQFTSIFCLMVMSIDRYLAVVHPIRSTKWRKPRMAKTINLAVWGVSLLVNLPIIIYSGLITKHNSCFCTIVWPEPEEAYYTAFMFYTFVLGFFLPLMVICLCYLLIIIKVKSSGIRVGSTKRKRSERKVTRMVSIVVAVFVFCWLPFYVFNVTSVTGTISTTPFLRSTFAFVVVLGYANSCANPILYAFLSENFKKSFQNVLCRKKVGGLDVIERSDSKQDKSRMMNDPTETQSTLLNGDLQTSI from the exons ATGGACTCCTGGGTGTTCCCCTCCTCGCTCCCCAACCTAACCGAAGAACCCCTGATGTACGACAGCTTTATTCTGGGCAACGAGTCAACGGAACCCAATGGTACCTATACGGGCGACAACACGTTCAACCAGACCAGCACCATGGTCATCACCTTCCTCTACTTCCTGGTGTGTGGTATCGGTCTCTGTGGCAACGCCCTTGTGATCTACGTCATCCTGCGCTACGCCAAGATGAAGACGGTCACGAATATTTACATCATGAATTTGGCAGTCGCAGATGTTCTGTTCATGTTGGGGTTACCGTTCATCGCCATTCAGCTGGCGCTGGTCCACTGGCCATTCGGTGCGGTGCTGTGCCGCGTGGTCATGACCGTGGACTCACTCAACCAGTTCACCTCCATCTTCTGCCTTATGGTCATGAGCATCGACCGCTACCTGGCCGTTGTGCACCCCATCCGGTCCACCAAGTGGCGCAAGCCACGTATGGCCAAGACCATCAACCTGGCAGTGTGGGGAGTGTCACTCCTGGTCAACCTGCCTATCATAATCTACAGCGGTTTAATCACCAAGCACAACAGTTGCTTCTGTACCATTGTGTGGCCGGAGCCTGAGGAGGCCTACTACACCGCCTTCATGTTCTACACCTTCGTCCTGGGTTTCTTCCTCCCGCTCATGGTCATCTGCCTGTGTTACCTTCTCATCATCATCAAG GTGAAGTCGTCAGGGATCCGTGTCGGGTCCACTAAGAGGAAGCGCTCGGAGAGGAAGGTGACCCGCATGGTGTCCATCGTTGTTGCCGTGTTCGTCTTCTGCTGGCTGCCCTTCTATGTCTTCAATGTGACGTCGGTGACAGGAACCATCTCCACCACGCCCTTCCTGAGGAGCACCTTTGCCTTCGTGGTGGTCCTGGGTTACGCTAACTCGTGTGCCAACCCCATCCTTTACGCGTTCCTGTCGGAGAACTTCAAGAAGAGCTTCCAGAACGTTCTGTGTCGGAAGAAGGTGGGCGGGCTGGATGTGATTGAGCGCAGCGACAGCAAGCAGGACAAGTCGCGCATGATGAATGACCCCACGGAGACTCAAAGCACGCTGCTCAATGGAGACCTGCAGACCAGCATTTGA